DNA from Thermococcus sp. LS1:
GGGTGACTCCTGGATTTGCTATCATGTACATTATTATCCCCCTCACGTTCTCGCTGGAAAGCAGGGCTAAGATATCCTTTTCCTTTTCATTGAAGATGCCCGCTGGAAAGTAGTGCCGTTTCAGTCCACTTCTTTTTGATGTGATCAATCCGAGCTTCTCGAGCTTATGAATGTGATACTGAAGGTCTCCTTTGGCCAGACCAAGTCTTCGAGATAGCTCGTTGAAGTTTAGACCGGGGTTTTCTTTGATGAATTCGAGCACGAGCTTGGTACGTTCATTGAGCCCTCCACTACTCATAGTTATCCTTGGATATGTATGCTCTGGCTCTTAATTAAGGTTTTGTGGTTCAGTTTTAGAAGTGTTCTTATGGTAGTATTGGCTTTATACGTAGGTCAGGATCCTAACATTTCGAAAAGTGAACCAATACTTCGAGAATTGAGCCAGAAGAGCTATATATAGCTCGTTACATACATTAAACTGAGAACCCGAAGGGGGTGATAAACCATGAGGATATGGAAATTCAGCATTGGTCTAAAAACTGCCGCAGTAATAGCGGCACTGATAATGGCAGTGAGCATTGGAGCCTTTGCAGTGGCAACCTCAAACACAACTACCAGCAGTGTGGGAAGCGACCTCCAGTCACCCGGCTACGTTGGGAGCATAAAAGTTGACCAATATGACAACCTGAGTGAAGGGCAAGAAGCAAAAGCCCTCCAAAGTCTGGCAAAGATAACCCCCGAACAGGCCAAGAGTGCCGCGCTCTCAAAGGTAAACGGAAGTGTAGTCAAAGTTGAGTTGGACAACGAAAATGGATACCTCGTTTACTCCGTGGAGGTCAAAACAGGCAATGGGATCATCAAGGATGTAAAGGTCGATGCAGGTGACGGGAAGGTTCTTTACGTTGACGGGGAAAGCGGCGTGGAAGAGGAAAGCAACAAAGAACTGGAAAAAGAGACCTCCAAAGATTCATCCGACTCGGACAGCATAAACGAGGAAGTGGAGCAGGAGGATGAAAACTAAATCTTTTCCTTTTATTTTTTCAATACCTTATTTAGCTTTTAGAAGCAGACGTGTGGGAGAAACCATGATGAGCGTCAACACATACACTACACTCATCAAATCATTGGACAACAGGGCCTTGGAGCTTTTAGGGATAGCGATAGCTACATATTACCTAAGCGTGTTTATCTATGCCCTTCGATGGAAGATAGTACTTGGGGGAATGGGAAAAACCGTTCCGCTAACTGACCTCCTAAAGATAAACCTCTCTTCTATTTTTGTTAACAATATAACCCCTATGAGTCGCGGGGGCGGTGAAATTTTAAGGATCACGTGGGTTTCAAAGAAGCACAGGGTACCTGTGGCCGTTTCAACTGCCAGCATACTGTACGAAAGGATCTCAGAGATAGTACCCATACTTATCCTGGTGGTGCTGGGTGTCTCGTACTTTGCAACCCACCTCATCCTCTTCGTTATGCTTCTGTCGGTGATCGTGGTCGTGATATGGTTCAAATGGGACAAGATAATCAGACTATCAATTAGAATCTTTAAAGTCAATTTAACGCAAGAGGATCTAGTCACAATGCTTGAGCTCAGAAAGAAGCCGGCAGTAAACATACTCGCAATCGGCCTGAGCTCGATGGTGTGGTTTTTGGATGTTATGAGACTCAAGCTTATAGCAATGGCGTTTGGGTGGAGTCCCCCGCTCACATTCCTCTCAGTTGTCTCATTGGCCAACCTGCTGTTTGGCCTGCTGGCCTTCACACCGGGAGGGATTGGTATAGTAGAGGGTGGGTTAATGGGGACTCTTACATACTTTGGGATTCCATCAACACTTGCCATCTCCGTAACCCTGCTCGAGAGATTCATTTCCTACGTATCAAGCACGGTGATAGGTTTTATTGCTCTGGTGACATCTGGGGGTGTCGAAATATGGAAAGCCTTAAGATTGCATTAGTCTCTGACTGGTTCTTTCCAAGCGTTGGCGGGATAGAATATCACATTCACGACCTTGCCACACAGCTCACGTACCTTGGACATGACGTCCATGTGATAACACGGTCTGGAACCTATCCCGATGAGAACCTTCCCTATGAAGTTCACCGGTTTAAGGGCAGGATAACAATGGATGGCTCCCACGTGAGTATCGGCACGGATATGCTGAAGAAGGTGAACGAGCTATACAAACAGGAGCACTTTGATATAACGCATGGACACAGCATATACTCCCCAATGGCCGTCGG
Protein-coding regions in this window:
- a CDS encoding winged helix-turn-helix transcriptional regulator → MSSGGLNERTKLVLEFIKENPGLNFNELSRRLGLAKGDLQYHIHKLEKLGLITSKRSGLKRHYFPAGIFNEKEKDILALLSSENVRGIIMYMIANPGVTQKELCKELGLSPPTVNYYIGKLEELGLVRSVKDGKFVKYYFAGDVELFIKMIRNYHPSLLERWADRIVDIFMDFEGGD
- a CDS encoding PepSY domain-containing protein; translated protein: MRIWKFSIGLKTAAVIAALIMAVSIGAFAVATSNTTTSSVGSDLQSPGYVGSIKVDQYDNLSEGQEAKALQSLAKITPEQAKSAALSKVNGSVVKVELDNENGYLVYSVEVKTGNGIIKDVKVDAGDGKVLYVDGESGVEEESNKELEKETSKDSSDSDSINEEVEQEDEN
- a CDS encoding lysylphosphatidylglycerol synthase transmembrane domain-containing protein, whose product is MMSVNTYTTLIKSLDNRALELLGIAIATYYLSVFIYALRWKIVLGGMGKTVPLTDLLKINLSSIFVNNITPMSRGGGEILRITWVSKKHRVPVAVSTASILYERISEIVPILILVVLGVSYFATHLILFVMLLSVIVVVIWFKWDKIIRLSIRIFKVNLTQEDLVTMLELRKKPAVNILAIGLSSMVWFLDVMRLKLIAMAFGWSPPLTFLSVVSLANLLFGLLAFTPGGIGIVEGGLMGTLTYFGIPSTLAISVTLLERFISYVSSTVIGFIALVTSGGVEIWKALRLH